Proteins from a genomic interval of Microbacterium esteraromaticum:
- the rdgB gene encoding RdgB/HAM1 family non-canonical purine NTP pyrophosphatase: MRVVLATHNPHKIAELQQIVALARPDLEVVGYDGPEPVEDGVTFAENALIKARAAAAHTGFAAVADDSGICVDVLGGSPGVFSAYWAGQKKDAVANLDLLLDQLRDIADPHRAAQFRSTIALVTADGAEHVVEGIWAGRLAHAAAGEGGFGYDPIFIPAGQDPASERTVAEFSADEKQAQSHRARAFAALVPLLENL, translated from the coding sequence ATGCGGGTCGTTCTCGCTACCCACAACCCGCACAAGATCGCCGAGCTGCAGCAGATCGTCGCTCTCGCCCGGCCCGATCTCGAGGTCGTCGGCTACGACGGGCCCGAGCCGGTCGAGGACGGCGTGACGTTCGCCGAGAACGCTCTGATCAAGGCGCGCGCCGCGGCGGCGCACACGGGTTTTGCCGCTGTCGCCGACGACTCGGGCATCTGTGTGGACGTGCTCGGCGGGTCACCCGGGGTCTTCTCGGCCTACTGGGCGGGGCAGAAGAAGGATGCCGTCGCGAACCTCGACCTGCTGCTGGACCAGCTGCGAGACATCGCCGATCCGCACCGCGCGGCGCAGTTCCGCTCGACGATCGCGCTCGTGACCGCCGACGGCGCCGAGCACGTGGTCGAGGGCATCTGGGCGGGCAGACTCGCGCACGCTGCGGCGGGGGAGGGCGGCTTCGGCTACGACCCGATCTTCATCCCGGCCGGTCAGGATCCGGCATCCGAGCGCACGGTCGCGGAGTTCTCAGCCGACGAGAAGCAGGCACAGTCGCACCGTGCGCGGGCGTTCGCCGCGCTGGTGCCGCTGCTGGAGAACCTCTAG
- the rph gene encoding ribonuclease PH, protein MTDIVRADGRSTDQLREITIERGWAAHAEGSALISFGGTKVLCTASFTNGVPRWLTGKGKGWVTAEYAMLPRATNSRNDRESVKGRIGGRTHEISRLIGRALRAVVDTKALGENTIVIDCDVLQADGGTRTAAITGAYVALADAIEWGREKKFIGKNATPLLDSVAAVSVGIIDGEPMLDLAYVEDVRAETDMNVVVTGRGLFVEVQGTAEGAPFDKRELDALTELGMNGCAELKQHQLTALAAE, encoded by the coding sequence ATGACCGACATCGTCCGCGCAGACGGCCGCAGCACCGATCAGCTCCGTGAGATCACCATCGAACGCGGCTGGGCGGCGCACGCCGAGGGATCCGCGCTGATCAGCTTCGGGGGCACGAAGGTGCTGTGCACCGCCTCGTTCACCAACGGCGTGCCCCGGTGGTTGACGGGCAAGGGCAAGGGCTGGGTCACGGCCGAGTACGCGATGCTGCCGCGCGCCACCAACTCGCGCAACGACCGCGAGAGCGTCAAGGGACGCATCGGCGGACGCACGCACGAAATCTCTCGGCTGATCGGGCGCGCGCTGCGCGCCGTGGTCGACACCAAGGCTCTGGGTGAGAACACCATCGTCATCGACTGCGACGTGCTGCAGGCAGACGGTGGCACCCGTACGGCGGCCATCACCGGTGCGTACGTGGCACTGGCGGATGCGATCGAATGGGGCCGCGAGAAGAAGTTCATCGGCAAAAACGCCACGCCGCTGCTGGATTCGGTCGCGGCTGTCTCTGTGGGCATCATCGACGGCGAGCCGATGCTCGATCTGGCATATGTCGAGGACGTGCGCGCAGAGACCGACATGAACGTCGTCGTCACCGGCCGCGGGCTGTTCGTCGAGGTGCAGGGCACCGCCGAGGGCGCGCCGTTCGACAAGCGCGAGCTCGATGCCCTCACCGAACTCGGGATGAACGGCTGCGCCGAGCTCAAGCAGCACCAGCTGACCGCACTGGCGGCCGAGTGA
- the murI gene encoding glutamate racemase, with the protein MNDAPIGIFDSGVGGLTVARAIRAQLPRESIVYIGDTAHSPYGPKPIADVRRYSLEVLDTLVDQGVKMLVIACNTASAAVLRDARERYDVPVVEVIGPAVRRAVSTTRNGRVGVIGTIGTIGSRAYQDMLEVNERLEVFTAACPRFVEFVEAGITGSPEVLATAEDYLAPLRQADVDTLVLGCTHYPFLRGAISYVMGDGVSLVSSDDETAADVYRQLVRGDLLASPDAVPTYTYEATGQSADDFATLANRLMGREVRDVQLVQTGVIVLPELAGPDGTDFPDAARH; encoded by the coding sequence ATGAACGACGCGCCCATCGGCATCTTCGACTCCGGAGTCGGCGGGCTCACGGTCGCCAGGGCCATCCGCGCTCAGCTGCCGCGCGAATCGATCGTCTACATCGGTGACACCGCGCATTCGCCGTACGGCCCCAAGCCGATCGCCGATGTGCGCCGGTACAGCCTCGAGGTGCTCGACACGCTCGTCGATCAGGGCGTCAAGATGCTCGTGATCGCGTGCAACACCGCATCGGCGGCCGTGCTGCGCGACGCCCGTGAGCGCTATGACGTGCCCGTCGTCGAAGTCATCGGTCCTGCCGTGCGCCGAGCCGTCTCGACCACGCGCAACGGACGCGTCGGCGTGATCGGCACGATCGGCACGATCGGCTCGCGCGCCTACCAGGACATGCTCGAGGTCAATGAGCGGCTCGAGGTCTTCACCGCCGCCTGCCCGCGATTCGTCGAGTTCGTCGAGGCCGGCATCACCGGGTCGCCCGAGGTGCTCGCCACAGCCGAGGACTACCTGGCACCGCTGCGGCAGGCCGACGTCGACACGCTCGTGCTCGGATGCACGCACTACCCGTTTCTGCGCGGTGCCATCAGCTACGTGATGGGTGACGGCGTCTCGCTCGTCTCCAGCGATGATGAGACCGCCGCCGACGTCTACCGCCAGCTCGTGCGCGGCGACCTGCTGGCGTCGCCCGACGCCGTGCCCACCTACACCTACGAGGCGACCGGTCAATCGGCCGATGACTTCGCCACGCTCGCCAACCGGCTGATGGGCCGTGAGGTACGCGATGTGCAGCTGGTGCAGACCGGCGTCATCGTGCTGCCCGAGCTCGCCGGCCCCGACGGCACCGATTTCCCAGATGCCGCCCGGCACTGA
- the murQ gene encoding N-acetylmuramic acid 6-phosphate etherase — MSDREQLRATLGTLATEGVDPAFAELDVLATGDQVALMAEQGIVAAQAVAAERESIAHAVDGIVERLRSGGRLVYIGAGTAGRMGVLDASEIPPTFGTDPSLVTGLIAGGEHALRNAVENAEDDRDAGALAVAELGPDDALVGISASGRTPYVAAALQTARERGAFTVSLACNRDAEISQGVDVAIEVVVGPEVVAGSTRLKAGTAQKLVLNTLSTLAMVQSGKVYGNLMVDVQSSNEKLRVRAERTVMHATACSPEQAASALSDAGGSVKLAIAIVETGADAATARAALDAAGGNLRQALAATRAGGRPD, encoded by the coding sequence ATGTCAGATCGTGAACAGCTGCGCGCCACCCTGGGAACACTCGCCACCGAGGGCGTCGACCCCGCCTTCGCCGAGCTCGATGTGCTCGCGACCGGCGACCAGGTGGCCCTGATGGCCGAGCAGGGCATCGTCGCGGCCCAGGCCGTCGCCGCCGAGCGTGAGAGCATCGCCCATGCCGTGGATGGCATCGTCGAGCGACTGCGAAGCGGCGGGCGCCTGGTCTACATCGGCGCCGGCACGGCCGGACGCATGGGGGTGCTGGATGCCAGCGAGATCCCGCCCACGTTCGGCACCGATCCATCGCTGGTGACGGGACTGATCGCCGGTGGCGAGCATGCGCTGCGCAACGCCGTCGAGAACGCCGAAGATGACCGGGATGCCGGCGCGCTCGCGGTGGCCGAGCTCGGCCCCGACGACGCGCTCGTCGGGATCTCGGCCTCGGGGCGCACCCCCTATGTCGCTGCGGCCCTGCAGACCGCGCGCGAGCGGGGTGCCTTCACCGTGAGCCTGGCGTGCAACCGTGACGCAGAGATCTCGCAAGGCGTCGACGTCGCCATCGAGGTCGTCGTGGGCCCCGAGGTCGTCGCAGGCTCCACCCGGCTCAAGGCCGGTACGGCGCAGAAGCTCGTGCTGAACACGCTCTCGACGTTGGCGATGGTGCAGTCGGGCAAGGTCTACGGAAACCTCATGGTCGATGTGCAGTCGAGCAACGAGAAGCTGCGCGTCCGCGCCGAGCGCACCGTCATGCACGCCACGGCGTGCTCGCCCGAGCAGGCGGCATCGGCACTCAGCGACGCGGGGGGATCGGTGAAGCTCGCCATCGCGATCGTCGAGACCGGAGCGGATGCTGCCACGGCCCGCGCCGCGCTCGACGCGGCCGGGGGCAATCTGCGCCAGGCGCTGGCCGCGACGCGGGCGGGTGGACGGCCCGACTAG
- a CDS encoding nicotinate phosphoribosyltransferase: MSSAFLTDRYELTMLAASLRDGTAQRPSVFELFSRRLSGGRRFGVVAGVGRLLTLLRDFHFGEDELRYLRDNDVVDAAALRYLEDYRFTGTIRGYRDGELYFPGSPILTVEGSFADAVVLETLALSVLNHDSAVATAASRMSIAAGERPLAEMGSRRAAEQSAVAAARAAYIAGFAATSNLEAGRRWGIPTMGTAAHSWTLLHDSEEAAFRSQVESLGVETTLLIDTYDIRTGVETAIRVAGTGLGGVRLDSGDLPLVAAAVRTQLDELGATETAITVTSDLDEYAIAALAASPVDFYGVGTSVVTGSGYPTAGMVYKLVARQDPSGAWVSVAKASADKGSKGGRKSAFRALQNGVAVSETISVADGFEQVDSAAEHPDARALQVVLVDGGQIDSAHEGAAGTAAAREHHLRVREELPVRALALSKSDPAIPTVFVDAD; the protein is encoded by the coding sequence ATGAGCTCCGCGTTCCTCACCGACCGGTACGAACTGACCATGCTCGCCGCGTCGCTGCGCGACGGAACGGCGCAACGCCCCAGCGTCTTCGAGCTGTTCTCGCGCCGCCTGTCGGGCGGACGCCGTTTCGGCGTCGTCGCCGGCGTGGGCCGGCTGCTCACGCTGCTGCGCGATTTCCACTTCGGTGAGGACGAGCTGCGGTACCTGCGTGACAACGATGTGGTGGATGCTGCCGCCCTGCGCTACCTGGAGGATTACCGCTTCACCGGCACGATCCGCGGATACCGCGACGGTGAGCTGTACTTCCCCGGTTCGCCGATCCTCACCGTCGAGGGCAGTTTCGCCGACGCCGTGGTGCTTGAAACGCTCGCGCTGAGCGTGCTGAACCACGACTCGGCGGTCGCGACGGCCGCCTCACGCATGAGCATCGCCGCGGGCGAGCGCCCACTGGCCGAGATGGGTTCCCGTCGGGCCGCCGAGCAGTCGGCCGTCGCCGCAGCACGGGCCGCCTACATCGCCGGCTTCGCGGCCACGAGCAACCTCGAGGCGGGCCGCCGCTGGGGCATCCCGACGATGGGCACCGCCGCTCATTCGTGGACGCTGCTACACGACTCCGAAGAGGCCGCGTTCCGCTCGCAGGTCGAGAGCCTGGGCGTGGAGACCACGCTGCTCATCGACACCTACGACATCCGCACCGGCGTCGAGACGGCGATCCGCGTCGCCGGAACCGGGCTGGGCGGCGTACGCCTCGACTCGGGCGACCTGCCGCTGGTGGCCGCCGCGGTGCGCACTCAATTGGACGAACTGGGCGCGACCGAGACGGCGATCACCGTCACCAGCGATCTCGACGAATACGCCATCGCCGCTCTCGCGGCGTCACCGGTGGACTTCTACGGCGTCGGCACCTCAGTGGTCACCGGATCCGGGTATCCGACCGCGGGGATGGTCTACAAGCTCGTCGCGCGTCAGGACCCGAGCGGGGCGTGGGTCTCGGTCGCGAAGGCTTCGGCCGACAAGGGGTCCAAGGGCGGGCGCAAGTCGGCGTTCCGTGCGCTGCAGAACGGCGTGGCCGTTTCCGAGACGATCTCGGTGGCCGACGGGTTCGAGCAGGTCGACAGTGCCGCTGAGCACCCGGATGCCCGTGCCCTGCAGGTCGTGCTCGTGGACGGCGGCCAGATCGACTCGGCGCACGAGGGCGCCGCGGGTACGGCAGCGGCTCGCGAACATCACCTGCGGGTGCGCGAGGAGCTGCCGGTGCGGGCGCTCGCGCTCAGCAAGTCCGATCCGGCGATCCCGACCGTGTTCGTCGACGCGGACTGA
- a CDS encoding DUF3039 domain-containing protein encodes MSTPLDSPDQGGVATLDRELEELLREENVEPGDHERFSHYVKKDKILESAITGKPVRALCGKKWTPGRDPEKFPICPTCKEIYESMVS; translated from the coding sequence ATGAGTACTCCGCTGGACAGCCCCGATCAGGGTGGCGTGGCAACACTTGATCGCGAACTCGAAGAACTCCTCCGCGAGGAGAACGTCGAGCCCGGCGACCATGAGCGCTTCTCGCACTACGTGAAGAAGGACAAGATCCTCGAATCGGCCATCACCGGCAAGCCGGTGCGCGCCCTGTGCGGTAAGAAGTGGACCCCGGGGCGCGACCCCGAGAAGTTCCCGATCTGCCCGACCTGCAAAGAGATCTACGAGTCGATGGTCAGCTGA
- a CDS encoding ABC transporter ATP-binding protein, which yields MSTASKTSAASQRPSAKASTAKKNATPTTENATPALIADLTVPPAAEVTTDTRIDLEASPSARRLVAAEHSAPERSEARPPRGAVAAAAAPIVAEVSAPVPTEQHETPASEESPASEDAPASEEAAVAEEAAVAEEAAAVEEAPVAVEAPVTDAPSSDDDAPLAEEAEDHAHPTSDGQAAHDASATAVVDSGAVDASDDADRPEAVHIRGLVKRFGDTTAVDGIDLTVPAGSFYGLVGPNGAGKTTTLSIISGLLRPDAGTVHISGIDQRAEPLAAKRVMGVLPDRLRAFDRLTGRQLLFYYGQLRGLKRAVIESRTADLARAFDLTEALSRVVSDYSAGMTKKLMLAGALIHSPRVLVLDEPFEAVDPVSSGVILDILRAYVSHGGTVILSSHGMDLVERVCSRVAVIVGGEVLAEGTIDEVRAGRTLTERFVELSGSSGEVEGLEWLHTFSG from the coding sequence GTGAGCACAGCGTCGAAGACGAGCGCGGCGTCTCAGCGACCTTCGGCCAAGGCGTCGACAGCCAAGAAGAACGCGACGCCCACGACCGAAAACGCCACGCCGGCTCTCATCGCCGATCTGACGGTGCCACCGGCAGCTGAGGTCACGACCGACACGCGGATCGACCTGGAGGCGTCGCCGTCGGCGCGTCGCCTTGTCGCTGCTGAGCACAGTGCACCCGAGCGGTCCGAGGCCCGGCCGCCGCGGGGCGCCGTCGCGGCCGCCGCCGCGCCCATCGTCGCCGAAGTGTCGGCTCCTGTGCCGACTGAACAGCACGAGACCCCGGCGTCCGAGGAGTCCCCGGCGTCCGAAGACGCACCGGCGTCCGAAGAAGCCGCGGTAGCCGAAGAAGCCGCGGTGGCCGAAGAGGCCGCGGCAGTAGAAGAAGCCCCGGTCGCCGTTGAGGCCCCGGTCACCGACGCGCCGTCGAGTGACGACGACGCGCCTCTCGCCGAGGAAGCCGAGGACCACGCGCATCCGACATCGGACGGTCAGGCGGCGCACGACGCGAGCGCTACGGCGGTCGTCGACTCCGGCGCCGTCGATGCCTCCGATGATGCCGATCGCCCCGAGGCGGTACACATCCGCGGACTCGTGAAGCGGTTCGGCGATACAACGGCTGTCGACGGTATCGACCTCACCGTTCCCGCCGGATCGTTCTACGGTCTCGTCGGACCGAACGGCGCCGGCAAGACGACCACGCTCTCGATCATCTCCGGGCTGTTGCGGCCCGACGCCGGCACGGTGCACATCAGCGGTATCGATCAGCGTGCCGAGCCGTTGGCCGCGAAGCGGGTGATGGGCGTGCTGCCGGATCGGCTGCGCGCGTTCGACCGGCTCACCGGTCGCCAGCTGCTGTTCTACTACGGTCAGCTCCGGGGCCTCAAGCGCGCGGTGATCGAGAGCCGCACAGCCGACCTCGCGCGTGCGTTCGACCTGACCGAGGCGCTCAGCCGTGTCGTGTCCGACTACTCGGCCGGCATGACCAAGAAGCTCATGCTGGCAGGGGCGCTGATCCACTCGCCGCGGGTGCTGGTGCTCGATGAGCCGTTCGAGGCCGTCGACCCGGTCTCATCCGGCGTCATCCTCGACATCCTGCGCGCCTACGTGTCGCATGGCGGAACGGTCATCCTCTCCAGCCACGGCATGGATCTGGTCGAGCGCGTCTGCTCGCGCGTCGCCGTGATCGTCGGTGGCGAGGTGCTTGCCGAGGGCACCATCGACGAGGTGCGCGCCGGGCGCACGCTCACTGAGCGGTTCGTCGAGCTCTCCGGTTCCAGCGGCGAAGTGGAGGGACTGGAGTGGTTGCACACGTTCTCCGGCTGA